The following are from one region of the Littorina saxatilis isolate snail1 linkage group LG4, US_GU_Lsax_2.0, whole genome shotgun sequence genome:
- the LOC138965673 gene encoding uncharacterized protein translates to MVGMAWSWAAGSVSGESGSTTVGLKRRAALLYCLFTNDCVASYDSVQLVKFADDTTAEGLITGGDETVYRQEVDCLVSWCDNNNLLLNATKTKEMVVDFRRKKGPVAPLIINGDPIEMVDFFKFLGTTISNDLCWDDNVDDIVKRARQRLYFLRQLKKFRLSQVILVQFYRAVVESILTFSITVWYGNTSQLLKNKLERVVRTASRIVGCELPSLASLYAKRMLSRAQKIVADESHPGHPLFERLPSGRRFRSLGARTRRLQTSFFPQAVSSLNASHPSVGQLRSR, encoded by the coding sequence aggagggcAGCGCTGCTCTACTGCCTCTTCACCAACGACTGCGTCGCCTCTTATGACTCAGTTCAGCTGGTGAAGTTCGCTGACGACACCACAGCCGAAGGTCTCATCACCGGCGGTGATGAGACCGTGTACCGCCAGGAGGTCGACTGTCTGGTGTCGTGGTGCGACAACAACAATCTCCTGCTGAACGCCACCAAGACCAAGGAGATGGTTGTGGACTTTCGCAGGAAAAAAGGCCCTGTGGCTCCACTGATCATCAACGGCGATCCCATCGAGATGGTGGACTTTTTCAAGTTCTTGGGCACCACCATCTCCAACGACCTGTGCTGGGATGATAACGTTGACGACATCGTCAAGCGAGCGCGGCAACGCCTCTACTTCTTGCGCCAGCTCAAGAAGTTCCGCCTCAGCCAGGTCATCCTGGTCCAGTTCTACAGGGCCGTGGTGGAGAGCATCTTGACATTCTCCATCACAGTGTGGTACGGCAACACCTCCCAGCTGCTCAAGAACAAGCTGGAGCGTGTGGTGCGCACTGCTAGCAGGATCGTCGGCTGTGAGCTGCCCTCCCTAGCATCCCTCTATGCCAAGCGCATGCTGTCCAGAGCCCAGAAAATTGTGGCTGACGAGTCCCACCCTGGCCATCCCCTCTTCGAGCGCCTGCCCTCAGGTCGTCGATTCCGATCCCTGGGGGCACGCACTCGTCGTCTCCAGACCTCTTTCTTCCCCCAAGCTGTTTCCTCCCTTAACGCATCCCATCCCTCAGTTGGGCAGCTTCGCAGTCGGTGA